The DNA sequence AGATTCTGAAGAATTCTGGCCACGGACCGCGGCCTCAGAAGAATCAGAAGTATTTTCAGCCAAATTTagctgtgatttgttttttgggaCTGGGTTCCTGGTTGGTTCTGGTCTTAGACTGTCCTCACAATCAGCTGTACTCGTAGTTGGAAGCTCTGCATCgctgttttctttctgtttgaTTTCCTGAATTTGTAAAGAATTAGGTTTTCCTTCATTTCCGTCACTCATTTGCTGTAAATAACTGTTTGGATCTGGGTTCCAGCTTGGTTCTGGTCCTACACTGTCCTTGAAACCCGTTTCTGGTTTAATATGTTCAGCTGTACAGACGGTCGGAGGCTTCATCTCTATGACGTCCTCTATTTCGATTTCATAAAGTTGTGAAGGCTGACATTTTTCATCACTAATTTGATGTAAGTCACCATTTGGATCTGGGTTccgtcctggttctggtcttaCACTGTTCATGATACTGGTTCCTGTTTGAATACCTTCAGCTGTATAGAAGGTGGGAGGCCCCATCTCCGTGACATCCTCTATTTTGATTTCGTAAAGTTGTGGGGACTGAGGTGTTACTTCATTTTCATCAGCCTTTTGTTGTGAATCACCGTTTAGATCTGGGTTCCAgcctggttctggtccttcAGCAATCTTGTAATCAAATAAAGTAGTAGATGGAAGCTCTGCCTCCATGTTCTCTTCCTTTTTGATTTCATGAAGTTTTAAAAACTGGGGGTTTTCTTCGTTTTCACCTTTAATTTGCTGTAATTCATGGTTTGGATCTGAGTTCCATCCAGGTTCTAGTCCTACACTGTCCTTGAAACCCGTTTCTGTTTTCATATGTTCATCTGAACTGTAAGTGGGAGGTTTTGTCTCCGTGACATCTTCCATTTTGTGCTGATGAAGCTGTGAGAACTGAGGTatctcttcatcatcttcactcTTCACAGTAACTTTAGTCAGAGAAAAGCCGCCAACTCCCATCTCCTCCTGTTCTCCGTCCTGACCCGCCCACACttgctcctgctcctcctcctttaTTTGGACGGGCTCTGGGAACGGCTGACCCAGACTGGCGATCTGGAGAACTTCTTCTTTGACCAACAACTGCTGGACGTCTCCaggtaaaactgaaaaaaaaaaaaaagatataaagatGAGTTCAGATGTATTCACCTGTTTTCTGCTTTACAAGTTTGTTGCAGCTTCGAGGTCTTTTATCATTGtgtattttttggggggataCGAATGACCAATGTGCCAAACGAACGCAGGATACACGTGATAATCATGATGCAAACACTCACGCGTTGTGGACTGCAAGGATATTTACGACTTTACTTTGCTCTGGGAGTGAAATGTTTAGTCGctcccagaggtgtcaagtaacaaagtacaaatactttgttaccttacttaagtagaaattttggttatctatacttcactggagtaattatttttcagacgactttttacttttactccttacattttcacgcaattatctgtactttttactccttacattttaaaaacagccttgttactctatttcatttcggcctttaaaaaaaaactatccagttaaattgctccatccggatagagtgaatttggttgtggttgtttcagatgttcttgtccagttttgttcttacatccgttccctcagattcctgcaactaaacttggatgtacattccaataaaggttaggataaatgataacatgcctctgaagcttttgcaccattacaatacttataggaactagtcatcatatctcctgctctctgaaacacatgttaatgctcaatagtacacatatatgcttctttaatatatttacattatactaagatgcattcattttcaatggcttttgtccttaatggcttttttcccccttacattacttttacttttatactttaagtagttttgaaaccagtacttttatacttttacttgagtaaaaaacttgagttgatacttcaacttctacaggagtatttttaaactctagtatctatacttctacctgagtaatgaatgtgaatacttttgacacctctggtcgcTCCTCAACCTTCTTTAGTGATAGTGTAATAAATAATAGTaaataaagccttttacagCTTTGTAGGTAACAATGACTGACACGGAAGCAGAGCTCTGCATCACTGTCGTCAACCCTGAATCTAAGACTGATTTAAGTTCTGCGTAGCATCTACACACCGCCTATACCGTGTGTGCCGTTTATACTTCTGCGTTATCATTTGCGTTGCTCCGTAATTACACCACCAACCGCTAGTTGGCAGCGGAGGTTCCTTTCCTGCAGCACCGTTGCTGCAGGAGTTCCCTCTTGCTTAGTTCCTCTGTGCAGCTCAGACACAGCAacggaaaaaataaatacaatttacgCCAGTCGGAGCTGATAAATGTCCAGCATCAGTCATTTTCACAGATGTTGGAGCAAACTGACGAAGAAGAAATCGTGGTGGGAAATTCAAAACCAAGAATAACAAATCCACCAGTCCGTGTCTGTGTGAGTTACTTGACCTCCTGGTTAAAAAGTTCAACtttcaagtaaaaataaacacaagatTCAAATTGAAACATTTTGAGGGATTTCAAGTGAAGATGCTAGATAATAGCCGTCGGATCAGTCTGGTTATTTTTCTCGGTTCCAGCAGATGACAACACAGCTGCGTTTCCAAATCACGTTCAAGTAAACAaccaataaaataatggaaTTAACGGGGTTTCATGTTGACTCTTTTTACAACATTTTGTTGAGATATGCACTTTATTAACTTTGCTGGACATAGATCAACGCATTTATtacatatttgaaaaaaaaaaaagtaatctttTCAGCCTTTATTGTGTCATCCTCACGTGGTGACGGTTGAATAATTGTATGCGTGGCTTTTTTAAATACTAATTTTGTACATAAACAAGTCATTATCTTTTTCTTAAGGTATGCAGTTTTGTTTGAGATGTCATTAGATTTTTTTGAATTCAGATGTAGAATCTTTTGATTATGAGTTTTTCTTTCctgttgtgttgttgttgtttttcccatgTAAAAACCACTTGATTATGTTTGATGTGAACCATCCCAACTTTGTCCAAAAGTTgttttacacacacaaaaaaagtaaaagaatatTTGAAGATCCAGGACTGCTGTTTGCTTTTATACTTTGGTCAGGGCGACTAAAATATTAGTTTTCCCATCACTAGATGTTTCACTCTCTGCAGCAGTTACAAAGATTATATTCAATATAAAAGTATGAACGTATCATTATCAGCCATGCAGAAGTAGTAAATAATCTTTTATTGGTACTGATGTCAATTTTGAATATTGTTCATGTCACATctggggtaaggtgtggacccaaacgcaggagagcaggaggcaggaggcaggagttcaacgaaaaaagggtttatttaacaaaaaaccaaactaaaagcgctgcaggGCAGGATGCAAAACAAGAACGTGGCTACAAAAACCTGACGAGGaaaacatggaggtagaaacagtacggtccgacagggaacaaggggatgacaagaccagatatactcaggggataacgagacatgacgagacacaggtgcagacaatcagggcagatgggacacaggtggggcaaaacagaaactcaaagactgggggggaagagtcaaaccctgacagttcaTCCCTAATTTCCAGCCCCCGTGCAAACGTTGATTAACTGAGTTAGAACAAACTTGATTGATGCACGAATGTGTCCCTTACTGAAATGTTTCTGGTCTGGAGGCTGCAGAGACGCGGCTGCTGCTGGTGTGGAGGCCACACCGAGTCCTGGGGCTTCATGTGGCTGAAGGCTCCTTGGTTGAGACATCCCTGCTCTACTAAAAAAATATGTACTGTTAACTAGCCGCTTATTCTTTATTGCTAAAGTATTTAGTGTTAATCACATACCTTTCTCAACGGTGGACAAAGTCAGAGCTGCGACTCTCCCCTGGAGGTGATGCAGaaacacttgaaaaaaaacagcaacataaAGAAATTTAGCGCTATATGTCACATACTTGCATCAACTCACCTGGAAAATAACTCAGAAAATAACTAAAAATAGAGCATGATGTTGGACACTGATAGATGAAACCTAGAAAATATACAGGATGTAGAAGCAAAGGTAAGAGCTGAGTAAATTATAAACATTAATTATTGTACCACATCGCGACACAAAACGCTGTTTCAAAACAAGACCGAACTGCATTCAACCGAGTGTTTCATCTCCACATCAGAAGAGATCTCCATCTGCATCACTCCAACGTAAATgttggaaataatatttgttttagACTTTTCTCATAACTCCTAATAATTTTACTCCTACACATGTGGGTGTATTATTAAAAGTACAACAAGTGCTCTGCAGAGGGAGATTCACTTGCACAAGTGCAGCAACTGGCAGTAGGGATGGTAATCTTTAGGTTTTTATTAATACCCATACTGCCtattaataacaatatttaCTGATACTCTTATTAATATTCATTTTTATAATTTGGATTAAAAGTTAAAACAGTACATCGTAAAAAACTTAAATgacttacttacttacattaaaacaaaaggaGGGAGTTGATGTAACAGATTAGCCTATATAAACTATataaactgcattcaggatttgttccaaataaaagaaacccgctatgacctgagggggaaactcatgtttgagatgacgacagcaagaactaattaaaaagagatgtacatcaattaaggcaagagaaatatggaatagttgtgacaacgaactaaaaatgtgcagttctatctacaagttaaagaaaatgtttaaagaaaatattgtaaataaacataaaacactatagctataaagtatattataaaaaacattctagaatgtgaaacgtcaattttatattttgtcttatttattttttgccttctttatgcattgtttgtttccacggattaatgctaatgtttctgatttaagctgatcacaagagaaaaagggtagaagctacggcttcagctacaccttttaggcaaaatgtttgttttacttttttcattttgatttgtaaaacaacttgtacaatgaccgaaataaagacaattcaaCATTCAACATATATTAGTTCACTATAACAAGTGTTTTCTTTACCTGtgcagaaacctttgttttagTATTTGGTGTCCTATTTttttcagaatcagctttattggccaagtttgaacattgcccgaaaaggaatttgactccggttatttcgctcactgtacccagatttcaaaaatagcaaacagtaaacaaatgtggcacttattaacatatatacaattaaaaaactgaaaggtgcagcagtatgaggtagacatggtaatgACCTTTCTtagtaacatatatacaatttttaaaaagtgaaaggtgcagcagaatgaggtagatattattattggaaggtgcattgttacagcatatgatagtgttattataaattactgttgttattattgttattattatcactGCTTTCATTGAAGAACtttcaactttctttttttatttctaacaaAACTAAACCTAAATCTGTATCTGGAGTGCGTATTTGAATCTTTGAGCTGTTCACACATAAGGATCTAATATCTCAACTCCAGCCTGCAGATTTACCAGCAGCgtgtctgcagctctgcatagaatagaataaagaatagaatagaatagaatagaatagacaaAATACTAATTCATATAATACTAGACGGAttaatcatcttcatcttcctttttataaaactaaacacggccagtTTTCGCGGTGTagatatggaactccaaatctcacattatcaaaagctctgcttctctagttatttttaaaagaaatgtatcatctcatttaattcacatttaaaaaatgttttctttgttgattttttttttttttttttttttttgtgttgatgatctgtaatTATGTAGTCtaactttctttgttttttttttatagtcttcatcttgttgtgtttttgttttttgattttttgtaattactgttttacttcccaaattgaggggaggtccgctgcataagcctgttggcttttgacctctcctgttacatttgttttactattttgattgcaagtgttacttctattgtgtgcaaactaatacaaatgtaataaaattaaaataaaaaaatagactttattggccaagtatgaacatgccagacagggaatgtGTCTTGTCTGAAAGAACCTGAACTTTGCAGCAGAGAAACTGCCCCATTTAAATCAgcaacccatatatatatatatatatatatatatatatatatatatatatatatatatatatatatatatatatatatatatatatatatatatatatatatatatatatatatatatatatatatatatatatatatatatatatatatatatatattatattatatatataatatatataataaaagagCCACGAGGTTCCAGATCTGAGGACAAAACACCTCCAGACCTCCTGCCATCAGCTGGACTCATGTACtaataaatgagtaaatgaGGTTAAATTACCTGTTTGAGGCAAAAAAAAACGTGTTCCTCGTCAGAGATTTCCACTGggaggaaaacaaaacacaaccttTATCCTTCTCGTCTTTTCTGGTTTAGTTTCGCGTCTTAATACACGAATATCCGACTCTTTCTTTTATTCCTCTTCTTCGGCTACGATGCCttacatttgtattattttgGTTGCTCACAGCGAAACCCCTCGGCcctacaaataaaacaaacgctGCAAAGACTACAATTCCGCTCGTTTTTTTACCCCCTGCAACAACGTCCAGCCGATAAAAGGTTCCTACCTTTGGCGGTGGCGAAGCGAGAGCAAGGGTGGGAGCTCTttacaataaatacataaacaacTTCTTTAAAATTAgtacttcatttcattttctccaTGTTATACCTTTTAACCACATCCTCTGAATAAATACTTACATTTCTGGGGCTCTGATGGTTTGGTCCGCCTGAATGAATAATAATTTAACTCTGGCTTCCTGTCCCTTTCAAGATCAATTTTTACGATTTTATTgcttctttttaaatgtttcagagGGACCACCATAGTGAAGtcactatttttttctttagttcctGCGCCAActgagcaaaatacatttttaattatttacttcaaaaatatatatgccttttttaactatattttattgttcttggtTTTGTTATGTTGACATTATTTTATCTGTACAGTTTGTACAGGAGTTTTTTCAAcagctttaaacataataataataataaatgaataaactcaAAGAAGTCCTCTGTTCCCAGGTGTATGTGGACAGATGTTTAAGAAGGGATTCTACACAGCTGTCAAATTCACCTTGTAAAAACTTTTTTGAGATCTTTGTAATCTCTCAAATTCAGACGGTGTGTCTATAATGGACcggaggaaaacaaaaacaagacttGGTGGAAAAACAGAAACGAGTGATCTGCAGATTAGTAGTGGTGCAGGGAGGTGTGAATGTTGGCTGTGGGGTAAAAGCAGTACTCGagtcgtaaaaaaaaaatcagggaggatggtggattttatcatatggggacagataatttgtgcttattacaaataatataatatattacaaataatagcagtgaccaaaacacctgcagaaatactgcaggaatgacatagcagcagttaaatgcagccttctgtaagctttaaatatccactgggcttacatcaaatacatcaaaacacaacaataaaaaacagttttctgaacttatcaatatgactctgtccttcacaggataagtaaaatggatcactgcaaaaactcaaaatcttgacaagaatatttgtcttatttctagttaaaatgtctcattttaatataaaaatctcattacacttaaaacaagactcatcactggaaaaaacaacaattttcacctgtttcaagtagattttcacttaaaataagtagaaaaatctgccagcggaacaagattattttgctagtaatgagaagataaatcttgtcccaatggcagatttttctacttatttcaagtgaaaatttacttgaaacaggtgaaaattgtcaaataagttatttttctgatgttatttttctggtgatgactccaaatgttgaaatagcagtaaaaccacattcattgatgaaatgacataagagatggaaagggtggatggcagttttacaggggggatgatttggaccgtttttatttcaggggggatgccatccgcCCTCATCCgctctcatcccccctcaactcgagtactgggtaaaAGCAACACACAAGTAGTCTATTTATCTACTGTCAGCATTTCgtgtgtttcctgtgttttgttgtgaataaaatatgattttatgAGACTTTCAAATCGTTgcattttgttgtatttacattttacacggTTGTTGGGCCTCAAACATCAAGTTGGCCAACAGCAAAGCCTGACCGCATGGTCTGATACAAAGAAGCTCCAAAATGACTCAAAACCCCAGCAGGCTTTGCACCGTTTACCCTTGATAAGGTGATAAGGCATTACGGTAACCCCCATACGGGTCTTCCAACCTGGAAACTAACAGGGGGTccctgctgctgtgcagctccTCAGGCCCTCCTCCACTGGCTCTCCGTCTCTCACTACGTCCTCACACACTGGCTTTTCTTTGCAGAACATTTCCCCCTTTTATTAAACTATGTGTGTAAAACCAAaaactacggagcccctctggtgacatttgaaaaaaataaaataatgcgtgcccacgcattaataactcgtggcagcgagataatcaatgcgtggccacgagttattaatgggtggccacgcattattttatttttttcaaatgtcacatgttattacaatacggagcccctctggtgacatttgaaacaaataaaataatgcgtggccacgcattaataactcgtggccaggagataatcaatgcgtggccatgcattatgtatctcgtgcccacgcattattttactcgtggatggcattataacctactgtctggacttcgtggatgcaacttccttggtgggatggttattcatcattattaacggtaattatagtctatttatattaaagagcaaaagtattgtcatggcgagtgtagtaataacatgtgacatttgaaaaaaataaaataatgcgtggccagtgccacgcattaataactcgtggccacgcattaataactcgtggccacgagttattaatgcgtagccacgcattatttttttttttttcaaatgtcaccagaaggGCTCCGTAAAAAACAACTGGAAATGTTGTTGTGTGGTTGTTTTTGATAGCgtttaaacatacagaaaaCGTTAGCGCCACTTTTCCACAATTCAAAGGCCAGAATTGTTTGGTATTTACAAAATAATGAAGAGGAGGTGACGCTGTTTTAGAGTAACGTAGTTAGTTACCACAGGAGCCACGATAGACTATCAACAACATGTAACTGGAAAAGCATGAACTTTGACTATGATTAAAtcatattaatactagtgtaTTTGTTTATAAGCCTCAATGGAAAGGCCACCTGGTGTCTTGGATTAGTGACTACATGACGGGGAGACCACAGTACTGCCTCTCCGAGACCCtggtctgcagcagcagcgctcCACAggcaggggcgcctccaaaaatgtttcatagggggggccagatggggccacttaaattcttggggtggacaccaaaactaaaatccgtcattacaggactttattatactgttgtacgTTTATTGTACTGTTTATTATATGTTGTATGTTGttgtcatccctgtagtgcaccagttagcctcTGCCCAACTGGTCCCCTGATGATCCAGGTCCCTGTCAAGGTTGCTTCCCTCctaaaaggggagttttttcttgccactgtttggcttaagggttttctcccactaggggagtttctacctgccatttttttatgtaataattgctcaggggtcatgttctggtctctggaaagacaacttctgttgttacagacgctatataaatagaaTTGAATGACATACAGATATTGCcgtccttttttaaatttttaaaattttatttttaaaatttattGTTAAACAATAAATGGTAGGTAAAAATAAGACTGAAGTTTCTGAACGACAGCCTTTAATTTGGGAAACTTAATCTGTTTATCAACAACCAGGAAGTATAACTTTTTATGGCATCATTTACCTTTTTAGTACAGatgacatttgtttatttgtttatttaaaaggatccccattagctgacgcCAAAACGAcagctaatcttcctggggtccaaacgTTAACATACAAACTCAAACATTACAAAGTCAATTAATAGAAATACAATTCTAAATAGAATCACAAATAACAAATCACaattaaaaacaagaaacaacatCATACATATCATGTAAACTATAGTGATGTCAACAAATACATTCTTAGTTTCCGTTTAAAACTAACTTTCTTTTAATGTCACGGATTTCACCTGGAAGACTGTTCCAATGTGCAACTGATCTTTATTATTAAATGTAGCACAGACACTGCTGTTTGAGGAGCTGTGAGACAAAGCAGTAACTAATAAATAACAAAGTAACTTGTATAATTCAGAGCAGTCAGTGTGAAAAAACAAACTGCCTCTTTGGACCACCTATCATCCCTGGAAGGGAATAAAAAATGAGTCAGTTTTCACAACAAGCCGGATCTCTCTCCACCAGGTGGATTCTCATGTGACTCCTCAGCTTCGGCTCCTGGTGGAACATTTTTCCACAGTCGTGACAGCTGAATGATTTGGCTCTGGCGTGGACATCCATGTGCTTTTTCAGAGCTTCTGAACGTGTGAATCCTTTACTGCAGTCCTTACAGACGAACGGCTTCTCTCCGGTGTGGACTCTGACGTGTTCGGTGAGATTTCTCCGCTCGCGAAATCTTTTGCCGCAGTCCTCGCAGCTG is a window from the Cololabis saira isolate AMF1-May2022 chromosome 19, fColSai1.1, whole genome shotgun sequence genome containing:
- the LOC133419550 gene encoding zinc finger protein 768-like, producing the protein MSQPRSLQPHEAPGLGVASTPAAAASLQPPDQKHFILPGDVQQLLVKEEVLQIASLGQPFPEPVQIKEEEQEQVWAGQDGEQEEMGVGGFSLTKVTVKSEDDEEIPQFSQLHQHKMEDVTETKPPTYSSDEHMKTETGFKDSVGLEPGWNSDPNHELQQIKGENEENPQFLKLHEIKKEENMEAELPSTTLFDYKIAEGPEPGWNPDLNGDSQQKADENEVTPQSPQLYEIKIEDVTEMGPPTFYTAEGIQTGTSIMNSVRPEPGRNPDPNGDLHQISDEKCQPSQLYEIEIEDVIEMKPPTVCTAEHIKPETGFKDSVGPEPSWNPDPNSYLQQMSDGNEGKPNSLQIQEIKQKENSDAELPTTSTADCEDSLRPEPTRNPVPKNKSQLNLAENTSDSSEAAVRGQNSSESEPAAEQSENTPQEKHGSELDVTRHGGCTKSFKCPVCDEEFPRMQALRLHMRSHAFPCGVCWVRFKKLITLEKHMLLHTGEKPFECEQCGERFILEQSLTLHVKAHSGLVPDPTEFVEEPPKKKRGRWGFTADGKKITCEECGECFRSKTDLQVHAISHMAKKPPACDKCSQIFNSHADLQLHLKSHKGKQPFACGNCEKCQLMRQKAKALFGERTPHGCEGSECGRTKQVAYDIVVKNVIVSETEEATNIMLVV